A window from Hemicordylus capensis ecotype Gifberg chromosome 2, rHemCap1.1.pri, whole genome shotgun sequence encodes these proteins:
- the LOC128342765 gene encoding uncharacterized protein LOC128342765 has product MDYSHQVSILVWNANGWSSKTRDPDFSIFISGFAILAIQETWQTGDIHFLGYSPFVLSALPGPGRGRAMGGAAVLISTALLAKVVVLGKLDLFAIAVLITIEDFNLILVNVYIPPAGSRIYEKGMWPRLESFVLEMRTKHPHAHLIVVGGFNARAGPDDFTLFRTFHQFPPSLPIPSPFLVRQSKDVICNARGLDLLLFCYKAELFLLNGAVSTDFPAGFTNWSGPKPSLLDYVAITYSLALWLLTYLIQRLSKNLDICIPYKS; this is encoded by the coding sequence ATGGATTATTCACACCAGGTCTCGATCCTGGTCTGGAACGCGAATGGCTGGTCATCTAAGACTCGTGACCCTGATTTTTCGATTTTCATTTCAGGCTTTGCTATTCTGGCAATACAGGAAACATGGCAAACTGGTGATATCCATTTCCTGGGCTACTCTCCCTTTGTGCTGAGTGCTTTGCCTGGCCCAGGAAGGGGAAGGGCGATGGGGGGAGCCGCAGTTCTGATATCTACTGCCCTCCTTGCCAAAGTTGTAGTACTGGGAAAGTTAGATCTCTTCGCAATTGCTGTGCTAATTACTATTGAAGATTTCAATCTTATTTTAGTTAATGTTTATATTCCTCCTGCTGGTTCACGAATCTATGAGAAAGGGATGTGGCCAAGACTGGAGAGTTTTGTTCTAGAAATGCGCACCAAACATCCGCATGCACACTTGATTGTGGTTGGAGGTTTCAATGCTCGGGCTGGCCCGGATGATTTCACTTTATTTAGAACATTTCACCAGTTCCCTCCATCTCTACCTATCCCCTCCCCATTCCTCGTGAGACAGTCCAAAGATGTAATATGCAATGCTCGTGGTTTAGACCTTTTGTTATTCTGTTACAAGGCAGAATTATTTCTACTTAATGGTGCGGTCTCGACTGACTTCCCTGCAGGATTTACTAACTGGTCGGGTCCGAAACCCTCACTGCTTGACTATGTAGCTATTACCTATAGCTTGGCTTTGTGG
- the ATP5ME gene encoding ATP synthase subunit e, mitochondrial — MIPPVEVSPLIKFTRYSALLLGMIYGKKRYDYLKPIAEEERRIEAEEKKKREEMERIAKALAEANEDTILK; from the exons ATGATTCCACCGGTGGAGGTTTCTCCGCTTATCAAG TTCACCAGGTATTCAGCACTGCTACTTGGAATGATCTATGGAAAGAAAAGATATG ACTATCTGAAACCTATTgctgaagaggaaaggagaaTAGAAGCAGAGGAGAAAAAGAAGCGTGAGGAAATGGAACGAATTGCAAAAGCACTGGCGGAAG CCAATGAAGATACAATACTCAAATAA